In a single window of the Gemmatimonas sp. genome:
- a CDS encoding Rrf2 family transcriptional regulator, with amino-acid sequence MRITTWAEYGLICALHLARRAGTGPVTGRDVAARERLPGDYVEQILLRMRRAGIVNSTRGARGGYSLARTPDAISVRDVIQASELTTFDLHCVSHPVDADRCAAAENCSIRPVWMLLQQRIDEVLEGVKLSDLLTDEASVRDRVGLPPYESLPVIPGALPILQG; translated from the coding sequence ATGCGCATTACGACCTGGGCGGAATACGGACTCATTTGTGCCTTGCATCTCGCGCGCCGCGCGGGAACGGGCCCGGTGACGGGACGCGACGTAGCAGCTCGTGAGCGTTTGCCGGGCGACTACGTTGAGCAGATCCTCCTGCGAATGCGTCGAGCCGGCATCGTCAACAGCACCCGGGGAGCCCGCGGCGGGTACTCGCTGGCCCGTACGCCCGACGCGATCTCCGTCCGTGATGTGATTCAGGCCTCCGAGCTGACCACGTTCGACCTGCATTGCGTCAGTCATCCCGTCGACGCCGACCGCTGCGCCGCGGCGGAGAATTGCAGCATCCGCCCTGTCTGGATGCTTCTGCAGCAGCGTATCGACGAGGTGCTCGAAGGCGTGAAGCTCAGCGATCTCCTGACCGACGAAGCATCGGTCCGGGACCGCGTGGGATTGCCGCCGTACGAGTCGCTTCCGGTCATACCGGGCGCGTTGCCCATTCTGCAGGGCTGA
- a CDS encoding aspartate ammonia-lyase, whose protein sequence is MATRIEKDPLGELPVPTEALYGVQTMRAVLNFPISGLRPLEPFVIAQVWIKKAAAMTHRDTGRLDARRADAIIAAADEVLAGEHRDQFIVDPYQAGAGTSHNMNVNEVLANRANELLGGARGTYTPVHPNDHVNMAQSTNDTIPTNIRLAVLRQLPALLASLDALHAAMANKGVEFDGIVKAGRTHLQDAMPIRLGQEFTAYAGTLARCRKRVVEAADYLNDLGIGGSAVGTGVTVEPEYPARMNTHLRAITGIRSLRIGSDRIQLMQSMGDAAAFSASLRVLAVDLSKIASDLRLMVSGPRTGLDEIALPAVQPGSSIMPGKINPSIPEMVNQVCFQVIGCDTTVTIAAEHGQLELNVMMPVIAHNVLLSMQILTSAISVFSSRCVEGIIAHADMCEYWVERSAALATALMPQIGYAAAADISKRSVKEGTLIRELVAKEAILPPDELEAVLDLRKMTEIGVPSGKHGSVAAG, encoded by the coding sequence GTGGCCACTCGCATCGAGAAGGACCCGCTTGGCGAATTGCCGGTGCCGACGGAGGCCCTGTACGGCGTTCAGACGATGCGTGCCGTCCTGAATTTTCCCATTAGTGGGCTGCGACCGCTCGAACCCTTTGTGATCGCGCAGGTGTGGATAAAGAAGGCCGCCGCGATGACGCATCGGGACACCGGTCGCCTTGATGCCCGGCGAGCTGACGCAATTATCGCGGCCGCCGATGAAGTGCTTGCGGGCGAGCACCGCGACCAGTTCATCGTGGATCCGTATCAGGCCGGCGCCGGCACGTCGCACAACATGAACGTGAACGAAGTGCTCGCAAATCGCGCCAATGAGTTGCTCGGTGGCGCGCGCGGCACATACACGCCGGTGCATCCGAATGACCATGTGAACATGGCGCAGAGCACCAACGACACGATCCCCACCAACATCCGGTTGGCCGTGTTGCGACAGCTGCCGGCGCTGTTGGCGTCCCTCGATGCGTTGCATGCGGCGATGGCGAACAAGGGAGTTGAATTCGACGGAATCGTGAAGGCCGGGCGAACGCATCTGCAGGACGCCATGCCCATTCGGCTCGGACAAGAGTTCACCGCCTATGCTGGGACTCTGGCACGCTGCCGTAAGCGCGTGGTAGAAGCCGCCGACTACCTGAACGACTTGGGTATCGGTGGTTCTGCGGTGGGCACCGGCGTCACCGTCGAGCCGGAGTATCCCGCACGCATGAACACGCATCTGCGGGCGATCACCGGTATACGCAGCCTCCGCATCGGCTCCGATCGTATTCAGCTCATGCAGAGCATGGGCGATGCGGCTGCGTTCTCGGCATCGCTGCGAGTGCTCGCGGTGGACCTCTCAAAGATTGCGAGCGACTTGCGCCTCATGGTATCGGGCCCGCGCACGGGGCTCGACGAAATCGCGCTGCCGGCAGTACAACCCGGCTCATCCATCATGCCAGGCAAGATCAACCCATCGATCCCCGAGATGGTGAATCAGGTCTGCTTTCAGGTGATCGGATGCGACACCACGGTGACGATCGCGGCCGAACACGGACAGCTCGAGCTCAACGTCATGATGCCGGTCATCGCGCATAACGTGCTGCTCTCTATGCAGATTCTCACCAGCGCCATCAGCGTGTTCAGCTCGCGCTGTGTCGAGGGTATCATCGCCCACGCCGACATGTGCGAGTATTGGGTCGAGCGATCGGCGGCGCTCGCTACCGCCCTGATGCCGCAGATCGGTTACGCGGCCGCGGCGGATATCTCGAAGCGTTCGGTCAAGGAAGGCACCTTGATTCGCGAGCTGGTCGCCAAAGAGGCAATCCTGCCGCCTGACGAGCTCGAAGCCGTCCTCGATCTCCGGAAGATGACCGAGATCGGGGTACCCTCCGGCAAACATGGGTCCGTCGCCGCCGGCTAA
- the smpB gene encoding SsrA-binding protein SmpB gives MANTDTDEPTELIARNKRARHDYEILDTWECGVVLTGTEVKALREGRANLTDAFGVIKDNEVFLLNLHIGSYGQGNVFNHEPTRTRKLLMHRREIRRLIGAVERQGLTLVPLDLYFKSGRVKARLALVRGKQQHDKREDLKKRDAEREIARALNRR, from the coding sequence ATGGCAAACACGGACACCGACGAACCCACTGAACTGATCGCGCGGAACAAGCGTGCGCGACACGACTACGAAATCTTGGATACCTGGGAGTGCGGCGTCGTGCTCACCGGCACGGAGGTCAAGGCGCTCCGTGAGGGGCGGGCGAATCTGACCGATGCCTTCGGGGTGATCAAGGACAACGAGGTGTTCCTGCTCAACCTGCATATCGGGTCGTACGGGCAGGGCAACGTGTTCAACCACGAACCCACGCGGACACGCAAGTTGCTGATGCACCGCCGCGAGATCCGTCGACTCATCGGCGCCGTCGAGCGGCAGGGACTCACCCTCGTGCCACTCGATCTGTACTTCAAGAGCGGTCGCGTGAAGGCGCGGCTCGCGCTCGTGCGAGGCAAGCAGCAGCACGACAAGCGCGAGGATCTCAAGAAGCGCGACGCCGAGCGCGAGATCGCGCGTGCGCTCAATAGGCGTTGA
- the trxB gene encoding thioredoxin-disulfide reductase, with amino-acid sequence MSDSRPENIVIIGSGPAAWTAAIYAARANLNPIVFEGEPVGTELPGGQLMLTTDIENFPGFPEAISGPDLMDRMRAQAVHHGARVVSELVKQVHLASKPFGIVPNYSAPITAHTVVVATGAAAKWIGLDNELRLAVSGGGVSACAVCDGAMPFYRHKRLAVVGGGDTAMEEAMYLTKFASEVVVIHRRDSFRASKVMANRVLDHPKVRVLWNTAVTDVLGDEFITGLQLTDTVTGALSDIEVGGLFVAIGHTPNTKFLQGQLDTSEHGYIKVSSWRTETNVPGVFAAGDVIDDYYRQAITSAGSGCMAALEAERWLAHHGIGESPLLDTE; translated from the coding sequence ATGTCCGACTCACGTCCCGAAAACATCGTCATCATCGGCTCCGGTCCTGCTGCGTGGACGGCCGCGATCTATGCGGCGCGCGCCAACCTGAATCCGATCGTCTTCGAAGGTGAACCGGTCGGTACCGAACTCCCCGGTGGTCAGCTCATGCTCACCACCGACATCGAGAACTTTCCTGGCTTTCCCGAGGCCATCAGCGGTCCCGATCTCATGGATCGTATGCGGGCGCAAGCCGTGCACCATGGCGCGCGCGTCGTCTCGGAGCTGGTGAAGCAGGTGCATCTGGCATCGAAGCCATTCGGCATTGTCCCGAATTACTCGGCGCCGATCACGGCGCACACGGTCGTCGTCGCGACCGGTGCGGCGGCGAAGTGGATCGGACTCGACAACGAGCTACGACTGGCCGTTTCCGGCGGCGGTGTCTCCGCCTGCGCGGTCTGCGATGGCGCCATGCCGTTCTACCGCCACAAGCGGCTTGCCGTCGTCGGCGGCGGGGACACGGCCATGGAAGAGGCCATGTATCTCACCAAGTTCGCCAGCGAAGTGGTCGTGATTCATCGTCGCGACAGCTTTCGCGCGTCCAAGGTCATGGCCAATCGCGTGCTTGATCATCCCAAAGTGCGCGTACTCTGGAACACGGCGGTGACCGACGTGCTCGGCGATGAATTCATCACGGGCCTGCAACTCACCGATACCGTCACCGGCGCGCTGAGCGATATCGAAGTTGGCGGCCTGTTCGTCGCTATCGGGCACACCCCGAACACGAAGTTCCTGCAGGGACAGCTCGACACCTCGGAACACGGCTACATCAAGGTGTCGTCATGGCGTACGGAAACGAACGTGCCCGGCGTGTTCGCCGCCGGCGATGTCATCGACGATTACTACCGACAGGCCATCACCTCGGCCGGTTCCGGATGTATGGCGGCGCTCGAAGCCGAGCGTTGGCTCGCGCATCACGGCATCGGTGAGTCGCCACTTTTGGACACGGAGTAA
- a CDS encoding MBL fold metallo-hydrolase: MSALTLQQLTVGPLQENCWLLADSASGKAVLVDPGDESAELLAAVDASGCTLEAIWLTHAHFDHVGGVAGIIAQRPVPIWVHPADAFFYANAASNAARWGVAIDNPPPADHDLAEGDRVRLGDYQFDVWHLPGHAPGHVAFIGHGLCFSGDVLFAGSIGRTDLPLCDPTAMHQSLMRMATLSVETRVFPGHGVDTTIGRELASNPFLRGAARPLGA; the protein is encoded by the coding sequence ATGAGCGCGCTGACGCTGCAGCAGCTTACCGTCGGCCCGCTGCAGGAGAACTGCTGGCTGCTCGCGGATTCCGCGAGCGGCAAGGCCGTGCTCGTCGATCCAGGCGACGAGTCCGCTGAGTTGCTCGCCGCGGTCGACGCCAGCGGCTGCACACTCGAGGCGATCTGGCTCACGCACGCCCACTTCGATCACGTCGGCGGAGTCGCTGGGATCATCGCCCAGCGGCCCGTTCCGATTTGGGTCCATCCGGCCGATGCGTTTTTCTACGCGAACGCGGCCAGCAACGCGGCGAGGTGGGGCGTCGCGATCGACAACCCGCCGCCGGCCGACCACGATCTCGCCGAAGGCGATCGCGTGCGACTCGGTGACTATCAGTTCGACGTCTGGCATTTGCCCGGGCACGCGCCCGGGCATGTCGCGTTCATCGGTCACGGTCTATGTTTTTCCGGCGATGTTCTTTTCGCCGGTTCAATTGGCCGGACCGATCTGCCGTTGTGCGACCCCACGGCGATGCACCAGTCACTGATGAGAATGGCGACACTCAGCGTCGAGACTCGGGTATTTCCGGGTCACGGTGTTGATACAACGATCGGGCGCGAGTTGGCGTCCAATCCCTTCCTGCGCGGTGCCGCCCGGCCTCTCGGCGCCTGA